In Micromonospora ferruginea, the sequence GCACCTCACCCCCCGGTGTGAGGCATCTCGTCGGGCCTGCCGACCACGTGACGCCGCCACCAGCGCCGCCCCGTGGTCGTCGACCCTGCGCGATGTCCTCGTCGAAGGGTGTGGCGCCCGGCGGATCGGTACCCCTGGGGTGTCCCGATTTCCTCTGCGGTAAACCGGCGTCCTGTGGTTCGGGACGTCGGCGGTGTCACCCCCCACACGTGCGTGAAACCCACGACGGAACCAGGTTAAGAAAGAGGAGGCCCCTCGGAATGAGAGTCTCGAAGCGGGCGAGCGGCGCGCTCGCGGTGGGCGCGGCATTCGCGCTCATCGCGTCCGGCTGCTCCAGCGGGAACAACGACGGTGGCGACGCCGGCGCCAGCTCGGACGGCGCGATCGTCATCGACGGCACCCAGCCGGAGAACCCCCTGGTTCCGGCGAACACCACCGAGACCGGTGGCGGCAAGATCATCGACTGGGTGTGGAGCGGCCTGGTCGAGTACCCCAACAACGGTGGGGCGCCGCAGAACCTGCTCGCCGAGTCGATCGACACGAGCGACTCGAAGGTCTTCAAGATCAAGATCAAGCAGAACACCAAGTTCCACGACGGCACCACCGTCAAGGCCGAGAGCTTCGTCAAGGCCTGGAACTGGGCGGCGTACGGCCCGAACGGCGCGCAGAACGCCTCCTTCTTCTCCGACATCCAGGGCTTCGGCGACGTCTTCACCGAGGACCCGGACGGCCCGGACGGCCCGAAGAAGGCCCCGGAGCCGGCGAAGAAGGAGATGTCCGGCCTCAAGGTCGTCGACGACTGGAACTTCGAGGTCACCCTCGCCGCGCCGACCGCCGTGTTCCCGACCAAGCTCGGCTACAGCGCCTTCATGCCGCTGCCGGACGCGTTCTTCTCCAGCACCCCGGCGGAGTTCGGCAAGAAGCCGATCGGCAACGGCCCGGTCAAGCTGACCGCCTGGCAGGACGACGTCGAGATCAAGCTGACTCGTTTCGACGACTACAGCCTGCGCGACAAGATGAAGATCAAGGACGTCACCGTCAAGATCTACCAGGACGACACGGCGGCCTACAACGACCTGCTCGCCAACAACCTGGACTTCCAGCAGCAGGTCCCGGTCTCGTCGCTGGCCGGTGACAAGTGGAAGACCGACCTGGGCGAGCGGGCGATCTCCACGACGATCCCGTCGACCGGCATCATCGCCTTCCCGATCTACGACAAGCGCTTCACCAACCCGAAGCTGCGCAAGGCGATCTCGCTCTCCATCGACCGGCAGTCGATCACCGACAAGATCTTCTTCGGTAACCGCAAGCCGGCCGACAGCTGGGCCAACCCGCTGACCCCGGGCGCCGCGCCCGGCAACTGCACCGCCTGCAAGTTCGACGTGGCGCAGGCCAAGCAGCTCCTCACCGAGGCCGGTGGCTTCCAGGGCAAGCTGACCCTGTCGTACAACGCGGACGCCAGCCACAAGGAGTGGATGGAGGCCGTCGCCCAGCAGATCAAGACCAACCTGGGCATCGACGCGGTCGCCGTCGGCGTGCCGACCTTCGCGGTCTTCCGCGCCAACATCAACAACTACAAGATGACCGGCATGTACCGCGCCGGTTGGCAGCAGGACTACCCGGACGTGGAGAACTGGATCAACCCGCTCTACGTGACCGGCGGTTCCTCGAACGACGGCAAGTACAGCAACCCGCAGGTGGACGCCCTCGCCAAGGAGGCCTCCGCGGCCCCCAGCATCGAGGAGGCCCACAAGAAGTTCGCCGAGGCCGTCAAGCTGATCGATGAGGACGTCCCGACGATCCCGATCTACTTCAGCGGCGAGCAGTCCGGCCACTCGGAGAAGATCAAGAAGCTGGAGCTGACCAACGTCGGCGAGCTCGACATCACCTCGGTCGAGCTCTGATCCGAACGGTCTGACCCCGGGTCGGGCTCGCCTCACCGGTGAGCCCGGCCCGGGGCCGTTCCGCGAGGGGGTGTACAACAAACCCCTCGCACGTTGTCGTCACCGCGTCGGGTGCCCGGCGCTCCCTGTCTGGAGGACCACCCCATGGGCCGTTATCTCTTGAGACGGCTGCTGCAACTCGTGCCGGTGTTCATCGGCACGACGTTCCTGATCTACTGGCTCGTCTGGTCGGTGCCCGGTGACCCCTTCGCCGGCAAGTGCGGCGACCGTGGCTGCCCGCCGAACTACCGGGCCATGATGACCGAGAAGTACCATCTCGACGACTCGATCTGGGTGCAGTACGCCAGCTACATGAAGAACCTTTTCCAGGGTGACTTCGGTATCACGTTCGGCGGTCGCGAGATCAGCGACATCATCGCCACGTCGTACCCGAACACCCTGAAGCTGGCGGTGGTCGCCCTCGCCATCGAGGCCGTGATCGGTCTCGGCGCGGGCATCCTGACCGGTCTGCGGCGCAACGGCTTCCTGGACAACCTGGTCCTGGTCTCCACCCTCTTCCTGATCGCCCTGCCGGTCTTCGTCATCGGCTTCGTGCTCCAGTGGGTGCTGGGCGTGAAGTGGGGCATCGTCAACCCGACCGTCTCCAACGAGATGCGGTTCAGCGAGCTGATCGTCCCCGGCTTCGTGCTCGGCAGCGCCTCGATGGCCTACATCGCCCGGGTGGCACGGACGAGCATCGCCGAGAACCGGCGGGCCGACTACGTGCGTACCGCGATCGCCAAGGGCCTCCCGATGCGCCGGGTGGTCGGTGTGCACCTGCTGCGCAACTCGCTCATCCCGGTGGTCACGCTGCTCGGCACCGACCTGGGCGCCCTGATGGGTGGCGCGATCGTCACCGAGGGCATCTTCGGCATCAACGGCATCGGCCGGCAGGTGCTCCGCTCGATCGTCACCAAGGAGAGCGCTACCGTTGTCGGCATCGTGGTGGTGCTGGTGGTCGTCTACCTCGTGATGAACCTGCTGGTGGACCTGCTCTACGCCGCCCTCGACCCGAGGATCCGCTATGAGTGACCGTCGCAGCGAACGAATCGTCCCAGCAGTCTGCGCGGGCAACCACGCCCGCGCCGAGCGCAGCGAGGTGCGGGCATGAGTGACCCGAGTACCGCGTCGATCGTGTCGACGCCGCCCGCGACCATGCCCACCGAGGCCGGGTCCGGCGCGCCCACCAACGCCGGCCTGCCGGAGAGCGCCAAGCAGCAGAAGCCCCGTGGCCTGCTCGGCGACGCCTGGATCGACCTGCGGCGCAAGCCGCTGTTCTGGATCTCGGCGGCGTTCATCGTGCTCTTCCTGGTGATGGCCGCGTTCCCGTCGCTGTTCACCTCCGGCGACGCGGTGAACGGCGCGCTGGAGCGCAGCCGGGTCGAACCGTCCTCGTCGGCCTGGTTCGGCTACGACGTGCAGGGCCGCGACGTCTACTCGCGGGTCATCTACGGCGCCCGCGCGTCGATCGTGGTGGCCGTGGTCTCCACGGTCCTCACGCTGCTGTTCGGTGGCGCGATGGGCATCATCGCCGGCTACCGCGGCGGCTGGGTCGACGCGGTGCTCTCCCGCGTCGCGGACATCTTCTTCGGCCTGCCGTTCGTGCTCGGCTCGATCGTCATCCTGACCACGTTCAACGGCTCCGGCACCGACAACGGCGAGTGGACGATCATGGGGCTGGTCATCCTGTCCCTGAGCGTGCTGAGCTGGCCGGTCGTGATGCGGCTGATGCGCTCCTCGGTGCTCGCCACCAAGGAGGCCGACTACATCGTCGCGGCCCGCGCCCTGGGCGCCGGCACCGGCCGGATCATCCTGAAGCACCTGCTGCCCAACTGCCTGGCGCCGCTGCTGGTCTACGGCACGATCATGGTCGGCTCGTTCATCGGGGCCGAGGCCACCCTGTCGTTCCTGGGCATCGGCCTGAAGAGCCCGGTGGTCTCCTGGGGCATCATGATCAGCGAAGCCCAGAACTACATCCGGGTCTCGCCGTTCCTGCTGTTCTTCCCCTCCGCGTTCCTCGTCACCGCCGTGCTGAGCTTCGTCATGCTCGGCGAGGCGGTCCGCGAGGCCCTCGACCCGAAGCTCCGATAGGGGAACTGAGTTGTCCGACATTCTCGTGTCCGAGCAGTCCGCGGCGGGCGCCGACGGATCCGGCCGCCCCTCGGGCCGCCTGCTCGAGGTCGACGACCTGCGGGTGGAGTTCCGCACCCGGGACGGCGTCGCCAAGGTCATCAACGGTGTGACGTACCACGTCGACGCGGGGGAGACCCTCGCCGTGCTCGGCGAGTCCGGCTCCGGCAAGAGCGTCACCGCGCAGACCGTCATGGGCATCCTGGACACCCCGCCCGGGTTCGTCACCGGCGGCCAGGTGCGCTTCCACGGCAAGGACATGCTCAAGATGTCCGCCGAGCAGCGGCGACGGATCCGTGGCGAGGGCATCGCCATGATCTTCCAGGACTCGCTCTCGGCCCTCAACCCGGTTTTCACCGTCGGCTTCCAGATCGCCGAGCAGTTCCGCATCCGGCGCGGCCTCAGCCGCTCGGACGCCAAGAAGCGCGCGATCGAGATGCTCGACCAGGTGAAGATCCCCAACGCCAAGGGTCGGTTCAGCAACTACCCGCACCAGTTCTCCGGCGGTATGCGGCAGCGCGCGATGATCGCCATGTCGCTGGCGCTGGACCCCGAGGTGCTGATCGCCGACGAGCCGACCACCGCGCTGGACGTGACCGTGCAGGCCCAGATCATGGACCTGCTCGGCGAGCTCCAGCGGGAGCGGCAGATGGGCATGATCCTGATCACCCACGACCTCGGCGTGGTCGCCGACGTCGCGGACCGGATCGCGGTCATGTACGCCGGCCGGATCGTCGAGTACGCCGACGTCTACGACCTGTACGCCAAGCCGGCGCACCCGTACACGCTCGGCCTGCTCAACTCGATCCCGCGGATGGACGAGAAGGGGCAGGAGCTCCGGACCATCAAGGGGCTCCCGCCGAACCTGATGAACATCCCGCCGGGCTGCGCCTTCAACCCGCGCTGCCCGATGGCGCAGCCGGTGTGCCGGGAGAAGGTCCCGCCGCTGCTGCAGTTGGGCAACGGCCGGGCCAGCGCCTGCCACTTCGCCGAGGAGCTCGTGAACCGTGACTGAGAACATCATCGAGGTTCGTGACCTGGTCAAGCACTACCCGGTGACCCAGGGCATCGTGTTCAAGAAGACCATCGGCCAGGTCAAGGCGGTCGACGGCGTCTCCTTCGACCTCAAGGCCGGCGAGACGCTGGGCGTGGTCGGCGAGTCCGGCTGCGGCAAGTCGACGCTCGCCCGGGTGCTGATGAACCTGGAGAAGCCGACCGCGGGTCAGGTGCTCTACAAGGGCCAGGACATCTCCAAGCTCTCCGGTGGCGCGCTGCGGCGGCTGCGCCGGCAGATCCAGCTTGTCATGCAGGACCCGTACACCTCGCTCAACCCGCGGATGACCGTCGGTGACCTGATCGGCGAGCCGTTCGAGATCCACCCCGAGGTGGCGCCGCGCGGCAGCCGTCGGGGCAAGGTCAAGGAACTGCTCGACCTGGTCGGCCTCAACCCGGAGCACATCAACCGCTACCCGCACCAGTTCTCCGGCGGTCAGCGGCAGCGCATCGGCATCGCCCGGGCGTTGGCGCTGCGGCCCGAGGTGATCGTCTGCGACGAGCCGGTGTCGGCCCTGGACGTCTCCATCCAGGGCCAGGTGATGAACCTGCTGGAGAAGCTCCAGGCCGAGTTCGGCCTGTCGTACGTCTTCATCGCCCACGACCTGTCGGTCGTGCGCCACCTGTCCGACCGGGTCGCCGTGATGTACCTGGGCAAGATGGTGGAGATCGGCACCGAGGACGAGATCTACGAGCGGCCGACCCACCCGTACACCCAGGCGCTGCTGTCGGCGGTGCCGGTGCCGGACCCGACCGTGCGGGAGAGCAAGGCGATCATCCGGCTCCAGGGCGACGTCCCCTCGCCGATCAGCCCGCCCTCGGGCTGCCGGTTCCGCACCCGGTGCTGGAAGGCGCAGGACGTCTGCGCCCAGGAGGTCCCGCTGCTGGAGATCCGGCCGGGCTCGGACCACCCGAGCGCCTGCCACTTCGCCGAGAAGCGGGAGATCGTCGTCACCCACGAGGTGGCCTGATCCACCTCGGACCGCCTGCCGGTGTCACCTCGACGCCGGCAGGCGGTTCGTCGTTTCCGGCGCCCGCGCCGGTCCGGTCACAGCGGGCCGCGGCCGGCGCGCAGCAGCAGCAGCGCGAGCTGGGTGCCGTCGGCGCCCAGCTCGGCCCGGAACCGCTCCAGGATCTCCCGCTCCCGGGAGAGCACCAGCCGGGTCCCGCCGGAGGCCATCCGGGTCGCACCGACC encodes:
- a CDS encoding ABC transporter ATP-binding protein encodes the protein MTENIIEVRDLVKHYPVTQGIVFKKTIGQVKAVDGVSFDLKAGETLGVVGESGCGKSTLARVLMNLEKPTAGQVLYKGQDISKLSGGALRRLRRQIQLVMQDPYTSLNPRMTVGDLIGEPFEIHPEVAPRGSRRGKVKELLDLVGLNPEHINRYPHQFSGGQRQRIGIARALALRPEVIVCDEPVSALDVSIQGQVMNLLEKLQAEFGLSYVFIAHDLSVVRHLSDRVAVMYLGKMVEIGTEDEIYERPTHPYTQALLSAVPVPDPTVRESKAIIRLQGDVPSPISPPSGCRFRTRCWKAQDVCAQEVPLLEIRPGSDHPSACHFAEKREIVVTHEVA
- a CDS encoding ABC transporter ATP-binding protein — translated: MSEQSAAGADGSGRPSGRLLEVDDLRVEFRTRDGVAKVINGVTYHVDAGETLAVLGESGSGKSVTAQTVMGILDTPPGFVTGGQVRFHGKDMLKMSAEQRRRIRGEGIAMIFQDSLSALNPVFTVGFQIAEQFRIRRGLSRSDAKKRAIEMLDQVKIPNAKGRFSNYPHQFSGGMRQRAMIAMSLALDPEVLIADEPTTALDVTVQAQIMDLLGELQRERQMGMILITHDLGVVADVADRIAVMYAGRIVEYADVYDLYAKPAHPYTLGLLNSIPRMDEKGQELRTIKGLPPNLMNIPPGCAFNPRCPMAQPVCREKVPPLLQLGNGRASACHFAEELVNRD
- a CDS encoding ABC transporter permease, whose protein sequence is MSDPSTASIVSTPPATMPTEAGSGAPTNAGLPESAKQQKPRGLLGDAWIDLRRKPLFWISAAFIVLFLVMAAFPSLFTSGDAVNGALERSRVEPSSSAWFGYDVQGRDVYSRVIYGARASIVVAVVSTVLTLLFGGAMGIIAGYRGGWVDAVLSRVADIFFGLPFVLGSIVILTTFNGSGTDNGEWTIMGLVILSLSVLSWPVVMRLMRSSVLATKEADYIVAARALGAGTGRIILKHLLPNCLAPLLVYGTIMVGSFIGAEATLSFLGIGLKSPVVSWGIMISEAQNYIRVSPFLLFFPSAFLVTAVLSFVMLGEAVREALDPKLR
- a CDS encoding peptide ABC transporter substrate-binding protein, whose amino-acid sequence is MRVSKRASGALAVGAAFALIASGCSSGNNDGGDAGASSDGAIVIDGTQPENPLVPANTTETGGGKIIDWVWSGLVEYPNNGGAPQNLLAESIDTSDSKVFKIKIKQNTKFHDGTTVKAESFVKAWNWAAYGPNGAQNASFFSDIQGFGDVFTEDPDGPDGPKKAPEPAKKEMSGLKVVDDWNFEVTLAAPTAVFPTKLGYSAFMPLPDAFFSSTPAEFGKKPIGNGPVKLTAWQDDVEIKLTRFDDYSLRDKMKIKDVTVKIYQDDTAAYNDLLANNLDFQQQVPVSSLAGDKWKTDLGERAISTTIPSTGIIAFPIYDKRFTNPKLRKAISLSIDRQSITDKIFFGNRKPADSWANPLTPGAAPGNCTACKFDVAQAKQLLTEAGGFQGKLTLSYNADASHKEWMEAVAQQIKTNLGIDAVAVGVPTFAVFRANINNYKMTGMYRAGWQQDYPDVENWINPLYVTGGSSNDGKYSNPQVDALAKEASAAPSIEEAHKKFAEAVKLIDEDVPTIPIYFSGEQSGHSEKIKKLELTNVGELDITSVEL
- a CDS encoding ABC transporter permease: MGRYLLRRLLQLVPVFIGTTFLIYWLVWSVPGDPFAGKCGDRGCPPNYRAMMTEKYHLDDSIWVQYASYMKNLFQGDFGITFGGREISDIIATSYPNTLKLAVVALAIEAVIGLGAGILTGLRRNGFLDNLVLVSTLFLIALPVFVIGFVLQWVLGVKWGIVNPTVSNEMRFSELIVPGFVLGSASMAYIARVARTSIAENRRADYVRTAIAKGLPMRRVVGVHLLRNSLIPVVTLLGTDLGALMGGAIVTEGIFGINGIGRQVLRSIVTKESATVVGIVVVLVVVYLVMNLLVDLLYAALDPRIRYE